The following coding sequences lie in one Xiphophorus maculatus strain JP 163 A chromosome 4, X_maculatus-5.0-male, whole genome shotgun sequence genomic window:
- the traf6 gene encoding TNF receptor-associated factor 6, with product MACCESNKGSLEEDSYDGPVGSLSECALLMQEKERESLLSPSESPGTLMNSSSSSLQNTAPLQGYDVEFDPPLESKYECPICLMALRNAIQTRCGHRFCKSCIEKSIRDAGQRCPVDNEMLSEDQLFPDNFAKREILSLTVRCPNSGCTDKMELRHLENHLAVCQFATVPCPQCQQPIRKGYLEEHKTVECQRRPMSCPDCVASFVFEDKELHEQQCPFASVRCQYCEMDLIRDQMESHCDIDCPKAPIACNFSMFGCKERMQRHDLAQHMQEFTQMHMRYMAESLRGLSLNGTSPKPLRTLGPSILAEDIGAAAPAAACGGLRGAASCSISSAAPQPTDEMQRIREMDGRLVKQDHQLRELIILKETQAGQLAELRRRVSMLEETVKELEAHQCLGIFIWRLRGFSTLLRNQEAGMTVVEHSPGFYTGRPGYKLCLRLHLQTPNAPRCSNFISLFVHTMQGTFDGQLTWPLQGTIRLAILDQGPECQHHMEIMETKPDLQAFQKPVIARNPKGFGYVTFLHLQQLSQKAFLKDDTLLIRCEVTPRFDSTFHREGPAVQPRGPEASISKE from the exons ATGGCTTGCTGTGAAAGCAATAAGGGGAGTTTGGAGGAGGACAGCTATGACGGACCAGTTGGATCGCTATCTGAATGTGCCTTGTTAATGCAGGAAAAAGAAAGGGAATCCCTTTTAAGCCCATCGGAGAGTCCTGGCACTTTAATGAACAGCTCATCTAGTAGTCTTCAGAACACTGCCCCACTTCAGGGTTATGATGTGGAATTTGACCCACCCCTTGAGAGTAAGTATGAGTGCCCAATCTGCCTGATGGCCTtaagaaatgccattcaaacaCGGTGTGGTCACCGATTCTGCAAGAGCTGCATTGAGAAGTCTATTCG TGATGCAGGACAGCGGTGCCCTGTGGACAATGAAATGCTGTCAGAAGACCAACTGTTTCCTGATAATTTTGCCAAAAGAGAGATTCTATCGCTAACTGTTCGTTGTCCAAACTCTGGCTGCACTGACAAAATGGAGCTCCGACATTTAGAG AATCATTTGGCTGTGTGTCAGTTTGCCACTGTGCCTTGTCCGCAGTGCCAGCAGCCTATAAGAAAGGGCTACCTAGAGGAGCACAAAACTGTTGAGTGCCAAAGAAGGCCCATGTCTTGCCCAGACTGTGTGGCATCCTTTGTTTTTGAGGATAAAGAG CTACATGAGCAGCAGTGCCCATTTGCCAGCGTGAGGTGCCAGTACTGTGAGATGGATCTGATCAGAGACCAG ATGGAATCCCATTGTGATATAGATTGCCCAAAAGCCCCCATTGCCTGTAACTTTAGCATGTTTGGCTGTAAGGAGAGG ATGCAGCGACATGACCTGGCTCAGCACATGCAAGAGTTCACACAGATGCACATGCGTTACATGGCAGAGTCCTTGCGTGGCCTCAGCCTCAATGGCACGTCACCCAAACCTCTCAGAACTCTAGGGCCGTCCATTTTGGCCGAGGATATTGGCGCTGCAGCACCAGCGGCAGCCTGCGGCGGGCTCAGAGGAGCTGCGAGCTGCAGCATCAGCTCCGCCGCACCCCAGCCCACCGATGAGATGCAGAGGATCAGAGAGATGGATGGGCGATTGGTGAAGCAGGATCACCAGCTGCGTGAGCTCATCATACTGAAAGAGACACAA GCAGGGCAGCTTGCAGAGCTGCGTCGTAGGGTCTCAATGCTGGAGGAAACCGTGAAGGAGCTGGAGGCCCATCAATGCCTCGGCATCTTCATCTGGCGCCTCAGAGGTTTCTCTACCCTCCTGCGCAACCAAGAAGCAGGCATGACAGTGGTCGAGCACAGCCCTGGCTTCTACACAGGCCGTCCAGGCTACAAGTTGTGTCTGCGCTTACACCTGCAGACGCCCAACGCCCCACGCTGCTCCAACTTCATCTCCCTTTTCGTCCACACTATGCAAGGAACTTTTGACGGGCAGCTGACTTGGCCTCTTCAAGGAACGATCCGGCTTGCCATCTTAGACCAGGGACCCGAGTGTCAGCATCACATGGAGATCATGGAGACAAAGCCAGACCTGCAAGCCTTCCAGAAACCCGTGATTGCACGCAATCCCAAAGGATTTGGCTACGTCACTTTTTTGCATCTGCAACAGCTGAGTCAGAAAGCTTTTTTGAAAGATGACACTCTGCTGATCCGCTGCGAGGTGACGCCACGCTTTGATAGCACGTTTCATCGGGAGGGCCCAGCCGTGCAGCCAAGAGGACCTGAAGCATCGATTTCA